The following are encoded together in the Microscilla marina ATCC 23134 genome:
- a CDS encoding GEVED domain-containing protein, producing MEDYTIKISPEALPEYCESKGTDVSYEYIQQVTFGSINNVSGANGGYGDFTAQSTTVAAGSAVSIGITPIFTGTVYNEGFSVWIDFNQDGVFDYNEQVFTQISSSAVSGTVNIPLTAKNGITRMRVSMQYEQAATACQTFTYGEVEDYTINIVGGSAAKPAQSAVNPIGENQEEKLVAAQIQLYPNPTSGRFTLQFPASSKLRTQSPEDIATFVRVSDMNGRIVKIHKVKAAVVSFDLSTLGKGLYQVQITRNGQSIIKQVVIR from the coding sequence GTGGAAGATTATACCATCAAGATTTCGCCTGAGGCTTTGCCTGAGTACTGTGAGTCTAAAGGAACCGATGTAAGTTATGAGTACATACAGCAAGTAACCTTTGGTTCTATCAATAATGTATCAGGTGCTAACGGTGGTTATGGCGATTTTACTGCACAATCGACCACGGTAGCTGCTGGCAGTGCAGTAAGCATTGGTATAACGCCTATTTTTACTGGTACTGTGTATAACGAAGGCTTCAGTGTTTGGATTGATTTCAATCAAGACGGAGTTTTTGACTACAATGAGCAAGTCTTTACCCAAATATCATCATCGGCAGTAAGCGGAACTGTAAACATCCCATTAACGGCAAAAAATGGCATTACTCGTATGCGGGTATCTATGCAATATGAGCAAGCAGCTACTGCGTGCCAAACGTTTACTTATGGTGAAGTAGAAGACTACACTATCAATATTGTAGGAGGCAGTGCTGCAAAACCTGCCCAAAGCGCCGTCAATCCTATAGGAGAAAATCAGGAAGAAAAACTGGTAGCTGCACAAATTCAGTTGTACCCTAACCCTACTTCGGGTAGGTTTACGTTGCAGTTTCCAGCCAGCAGTAAGTTACGTACTCAGTCGCCCGAAGACATAGCTACATTTGTACGTGTGTCTGATATGAACGGACGTATAGTAAAAATACATAAGGTAAAAGCTGCTGTGGTAAGTTTTGACTTGTCTACCTTAGGCAAAGGGTTGTATCAAGTACAGATCACTCGCAACGGACAAAGCATTATAAAACAAGTAGTGATCAGATAA
- a CDS encoding DNA-3-methyladenine glycosylase: protein MTKLSHDFYLTTDVVQAARNLLGKVLYTCVDGQVSAGIIVETEAYCGATDQACHAYPNKRTKRTETMYQTGGTAYVYLCYGMHHMFNVVTNAPDVADAVLVRAIEPLEGLDLMKTRRKLKNPGTHLTAGPAMLTQALGISTSDDMTNLLGDKIWLEDQGKVYSKEEVVTGPRVGIDYAGDDALLPWRFRVKGNKWCSKAK, encoded by the coding sequence ATGACCAAACTCTCCCACGATTTTTATTTGACTACTGACGTGGTGCAAGCAGCTCGAAACTTATTAGGCAAAGTACTGTATACTTGTGTTGACGGGCAGGTTTCGGCTGGCATTATTGTAGAAACAGAGGCATATTGTGGGGCTACCGACCAGGCTTGTCATGCTTACCCAAACAAACGCACTAAACGCACTGAAACGATGTATCAAACTGGTGGTACGGCTTATGTATACCTTTGCTATGGCATGCACCACATGTTTAATGTAGTAACCAATGCTCCCGACGTGGCAGACGCAGTACTGGTAAGGGCTATAGAGCCTTTAGAGGGTTTAGACCTCATGAAAACAAGGCGCAAACTTAAAAACCCAGGTACTCACCTCACGGCGGGTCCCGCTATGTTGACTCAAGCCTTGGGCATTAGTACCAGTGATGATATGACGAATTTATTGGGGGATAAAATTTGGCTGGAAGACCAGGGAAAAGTTTATTCAAAGGAGGAGGTAGTAACTGGTCCCAGAGTGGGCATTGATTACGCCGGAGATGATGCTTTGCTGCCTTGGCGGTTTAGGGTAAAGGGAAATAAGTGGTGCAGTAAGGCAAAGTAA
- a CDS encoding DUF1987 domain-containing protein: MRNLLFPKENYAPYISFNQHSGIFEIRGESHMEYPQQFYKPVLAWLEEFLRHSKSPIEFNFRMSYYNTGSSRMFFEVLALLEDRKAPVVINWYVHHKDVDMIDEGESFQEDFPLLDFNVIVQQQELTFG, encoded by the coding sequence ATGAGAAACCTATTATTTCCAAAAGAGAACTACGCTCCTTATATCTCTTTTAACCAGCATTCAGGTATTTTTGAGATTAGAGGAGAGTCTCATATGGAATATCCTCAACAATTTTATAAGCCTGTATTAGCGTGGCTTGAAGAGTTTTTGCGTCATAGTAAAAGCCCTATTGAATTTAACTTTAGGATGAGTTATTACAATACAGGTTCTTCGAGAATGTTTTTTGAAGTTTTAGCACTCTTAGAAGACAGAAAAGCACCTGTGGTGATCAACTGGTATGTGCATCACAAAGATGTAGATATGATAGATGAAGGAGAGAGTTTTCAGGAAGACTTCCCTCTGCTTGACTTCAATGTGATTGTTCAACAACAAGAATTAACTTTTGGATAA
- a CDS encoding PorP/SprF family type IX secretion system membrane protein → MKVYIKQNLTAYLAAIVILLISIQVQAQDAHFSQFYNNPLYINPALTGTTDEARLMFNYRTQWPKLPGEFVTINASYDQHIEKANSNLGIIVSLDKAGSAGLRSTNINALYAYTLKISDEMAVQAGASVGYGQRLLNQFTLVFGDQLTPFGTTGQASQEPNLANQVGRYLDLSSGIVVYGRNFWAGIAGHHINQPNNAMSTLDQDAKLPMRLSAHMGLKIPFLESMTNRNVDYEGAVMPAIYYSQQGNFRQLDLGTNVYYHPITVGLWYRGLPIQESSNGAISVLVGFKYQKINFAYNYDLPIGRFAGITGGAHELSLSIKMGEYQGRRYSRRKQPLRFPSMMD, encoded by the coding sequence ATGAAGGTATATATCAAACAAAATTTGACCGCTTATTTGGCAGCAATTGTTATACTGCTTATATCCATCCAAGTGCAGGCACAAGATGCCCACTTTTCTCAATTTTACAATAACCCCTTATACATTAACCCCGCATTGACTGGAACCACCGATGAAGCCCGGTTGATGTTTAACTATCGTACACAATGGCCTAAGCTTCCTGGCGAGTTTGTCACCATCAATGCCTCTTACGACCAACACATAGAAAAGGCAAACAGTAACCTGGGTATTATAGTGAGTCTTGACAAAGCTGGTTCGGCAGGGCTACGCTCGACCAATATCAATGCATTGTATGCATATACTCTAAAAATAAGCGACGAAATGGCAGTTCAGGCAGGAGCTTCGGTAGGCTATGGGCAACGTTTACTCAACCAATTTACCTTGGTTTTTGGCGATCAACTTACCCCTTTTGGTACTACTGGTCAAGCCAGTCAAGAGCCCAACCTTGCCAATCAGGTAGGGCGTTACCTTGATTTATCTTCTGGTATTGTCGTATATGGACGCAATTTTTGGGCAGGCATTGCCGGACATCATATCAACCAACCCAACAATGCGATGTCTACATTAGATCAAGACGCTAAGCTGCCTATGAGGTTATCGGCACACATGGGGCTAAAGATTCCCTTCTTGGAGTCGATGACCAACCGAAATGTAGACTATGAAGGCGCAGTAATGCCCGCCATTTACTATAGCCAACAAGGTAACTTTCGTCAGTTAGACCTGGGCACCAATGTATATTACCACCCAATAACCGTAGGTCTATGGTATCGTGGGTTACCCATCCAAGAGTCTTCCAATGGAGCCATCAGTGTGTTGGTTGGATTCAAGTATCAGAAAATTAATTTTGCTTATAATTACGACTTGCCAATAGGACGATTTGCCGGCATTACCGGAGGTGCTCACGAGCTCTCACTTTCTATAAAAATGGGAGAGTACCAAGGGCGTCGATACAGCCGTCGAAAACAGCCTTTGAGATTCCCTTCTATGATGGATTAG
- a CDS encoding MotA/TolQ/ExbB proton channel family protein codes for MLLFFADKTPAAPPTLLDLIGDAGVWMYPIFFLSVVAVYIFIERLVVIRGAMKNPANFMKQIKKKVLDGDIEGAKVICKRNKTPIARMVAKGLSRVGSSLKNIETSIEYVGKIELYRLEKNLAMLATIAGAAPMVGFLGTVVGMIGAFIRISQQSTVSPQVLSQGIYTALLTTAGGLIVGILANVSYNYLMTKVQKVIHQMEYVSMDFMDLLQEPS; via the coding sequence ATGTTATTATTTTTTGCTGACAAAACTCCTGCCGCCCCTCCTACTTTGCTCGACCTTATTGGCGACGCAGGGGTGTGGATGTATCCTATCTTTTTTTTATCGGTAGTGGCCGTATATATTTTTATTGAACGTCTGGTGGTTATCAGGGGGGCAATGAAAAACCCGGCTAACTTTATGAAACAAATCAAAAAGAAAGTACTCGATGGTGACATTGAGGGAGCCAAAGTGATTTGTAAACGCAACAAGACCCCCATTGCCCGAATGGTAGCCAAGGGTTTGAGCCGGGTGGGTAGTTCGCTCAAAAACATTGAAACTTCTATTGAATATGTAGGAAAGATTGAGCTATACCGCCTGGAAAAAAACCTGGCGATGCTTGCTACCATTGCCGGAGCGGCACCTATGGTGGGTTTTTTGGGTACAGTGGTAGGTATGATTGGGGCTTTTATTCGCATATCACAACAAAGTACTGTAAGCCCTCAGGTGCTTTCTCAGGGCATTTACACTGCCTTGCTTACTACTGCCGGAGGATTGATTGTGGGTATTCTTGCCAATGTGAGCTATAACTACCTCATGACTAAGGTACAAAAAGTAATACACCAGATGGAGTATGTTTCTATGGACTTTATGGATTTGCTCCAAGAGCCAAGTTAG
- a CDS encoding PKD domain-containing protein, producing the protein MLHNNYCYFNYDYKELLKSGRVWGLLLVLMLFVSVGFAQRAYIEKADDPNVNFYEVKKSGEEYFKTHSKTIKGSGWKLFQRWAYNHEKLYYPSGNRKGHNNANVWNEVMKFRRVEKRKRTQGVSMVTPAWEEMGPKKWNDVTGHWAPGIGRFTDIYVYKANPNIIYVGTPAGGLWKTTNGGANWTAMTDHLPVLGVGGVVTDPANPNIVYISTGDSERAVDTYSIGVLKSTDGGVTWNTTGLSWNAEDAKRISKLIMHPTNANILLAGTSEGLYKTVDGGSTWSVVQAGDIRDIEFHPTNPNIVYATTTNFFKSTDGGNTFVQGSVTAASSRAIIEVTPANANYVYYWTGTKMYRSSDSGNTFNLRSAQTPNTTYQLWYNMSLAVSDIDAEEVHIGAIEPFRSFDGGAQFVKSAEWMYPNSVGYVHADVHVLRYVNGVLYVGTDGLVLKSTNQGGDFIDMTEGINNRQFYGIAVSRQNVNKAMGGSQDNGTTVYTNGRWHEWLGADGGNCAISFTDENVIYGTTQNGNSWYKSTAGGTTGYTHVNGPGSGAWVVPYVMDHNDSNTLYAGLYGGVIRKTTDGMNSWTTIGNLGTSTAVNTLEVAPSNSNYLYASVKGRIWRTKNGGTSWEEVTTGLPDLWITDLAIHPSNPEQIAISFSGYGHNNQVFVSTNAGNNWTNISSNLPQIPARSVAYEAGAHNGLYIGLEVGVYYKNDTGGWVSFMNGLPNVIVNDIVVHEGSGKVVVGTFGRGMWRADKYGSSNNPVADFAASNTSITVGQSVNFTDQSSNTPTSWNWTFTGGTPASSTQQNPTIVYNVAGTYSVSLTVTNAHGSDSKTINGYITVTEAGVCNNYCASTSNRSAYEHIAGVTLGSFTNNSGAANYTDFTAQTIEVTAGQSQSLTLTPGFSGSAYNEYFKVWIDYNKDCDFDDPGELVFDAGAASTSAVSGTIAIPAGLDVTTRMRVSMKYNAVPQLVKLLLMVRWKIIPSRFRLRLCLSTVSLKEPM; encoded by the coding sequence ATGTTGCACAACAACTACTGTTATTTTAATTATGATTATAAAGAATTACTCAAAAGCGGGCGTGTTTGGGGACTTTTGTTAGTGTTGATGTTGTTTGTTAGTGTAGGATTTGCTCAAAGAGCCTACATCGAGAAAGCTGATGACCCAAATGTAAATTTTTATGAAGTAAAAAAATCTGGAGAAGAATATTTTAAAACTCACTCTAAAACGATTAAAGGTTCAGGCTGGAAATTGTTTCAGCGTTGGGCTTATAACCACGAAAAATTGTATTACCCTAGCGGAAACCGTAAAGGACATAATAATGCCAATGTATGGAATGAGGTAATGAAGTTTAGACGCGTTGAAAAGCGTAAGCGTACCCAAGGTGTGAGCATGGTTACTCCAGCTTGGGAAGAAATGGGACCAAAAAAATGGAATGATGTGACTGGCCATTGGGCGCCAGGTATCGGACGCTTTACAGATATTTATGTATATAAGGCCAACCCTAATATTATTTATGTAGGTACACCTGCAGGAGGCCTATGGAAAACTACCAATGGAGGAGCTAACTGGACAGCAATGACCGACCATTTACCAGTGCTTGGGGTAGGAGGCGTGGTAACCGATCCGGCTAACCCTAATATTGTTTACATTTCTACCGGAGATAGCGAGCGTGCAGTAGATACATACAGTATAGGTGTGCTTAAGTCTACCGATGGTGGGGTTACCTGGAACACTACCGGACTTAGCTGGAACGCAGAAGATGCCAAGCGTATTTCTAAATTAATAATGCATCCTACCAATGCCAATATTTTACTAGCGGGAACTTCAGAAGGTTTGTACAAAACCGTTGATGGTGGAAGCACCTGGAGCGTAGTGCAAGCCGGCGATATACGTGACATCGAGTTTCATCCTACCAACCCAAATATTGTATATGCCACTACCACAAACTTTTTTAAATCTACGGATGGAGGTAACACCTTTGTTCAGGGAAGCGTAACCGCTGCCAGTAGCCGTGCCATTATTGAAGTAACCCCCGCAAATGCCAATTATGTGTATTATTGGACAGGTACTAAAATGTATCGTTCTTCGGACAGTGGGAACACTTTTAACCTGCGCAGTGCTCAAACCCCCAACACTACCTATCAGCTATGGTACAATATGTCCTTGGCAGTGTCAGACATAGATGCCGAAGAAGTACACATTGGAGCAATAGAGCCTTTTCGTTCGTTTGATGGAGGTGCGCAGTTTGTTAAATCAGCCGAATGGATGTATCCTAACAGTGTAGGATATGTACATGCCGATGTGCACGTTCTGCGTTATGTAAACGGGGTGTTGTATGTAGGTACCGATGGATTAGTGCTTAAGTCTACCAATCAAGGAGGTGATTTTATTGACATGACTGAAGGCATCAACAACCGTCAGTTTTATGGCATTGCAGTCTCTCGCCAAAATGTAAACAAGGCAATGGGTGGTTCGCAAGACAATGGTACTACAGTATATACCAATGGCAGGTGGCACGAGTGGCTAGGTGCCGATGGAGGTAACTGTGCCATCAGTTTTACCGACGAAAATGTGATTTATGGAACTACCCAAAACGGAAACAGCTGGTATAAGTCTACCGCAGGGGGTACTACTGGCTATACACATGTAAATGGTCCGGGATCTGGTGCTTGGGTAGTACCTTATGTAATGGATCATAATGATTCCAATACTTTGTATGCGGGTTTATATGGAGGCGTAATAAGAAAGACCACCGATGGAATGAATTCTTGGACTACCATTGGTAACTTAGGAACAAGTACTGCAGTGAATACTCTAGAAGTGGCTCCATCTAATTCTAACTACTTGTATGCTTCGGTAAAAGGTAGAATATGGAGAACCAAAAATGGCGGAACAAGTTGGGAAGAAGTAACGACTGGTTTGCCTGACTTATGGATTACCGACTTGGCAATACACCCATCTAACCCTGAGCAAATAGCCATTTCTTTTTCTGGTTATGGACACAACAATCAAGTATTTGTGAGTACCAATGCCGGAAACAACTGGACTAACATTTCCAGCAACTTGCCTCAGATTCCAGCGCGTAGTGTAGCGTATGAAGCAGGTGCTCACAACGGGCTATACATTGGTTTAGAAGTAGGAGTTTATTACAAAAACGATACAGGGGGATGGGTTTCATTTATGAATGGTTTGCCCAATGTAATTGTAAATGATATTGTAGTACACGAAGGCTCTGGAAAAGTGGTAGTAGGTACTTTTGGACGTGGTATGTGGAGAGCGGATAAATATGGTAGCAGCAATAACCCTGTAGCAGATTTTGCGGCGAGCAATACCAGTATTACTGTAGGACAAAGCGTTAATTTTACCGATCAGTCGTCTAACACACCCACTTCGTGGAACTGGACATTTACCGGAGGGACACCTGCCAGCAGTACCCAGCAAAACCCTACCATTGTTTACAATGTAGCGGGTACTTACAGCGTAAGCCTTACTGTGACGAACGCCCACGGCAGCGATTCTAAGACTATCAATGGCTACATTACTGTAACCGAAGCCGGGGTTTGCAACAACTATTGTGCATCTACCAGTAATCGCTCGGCTTATGAGCACATAGCTGGAGTAACACTAGGAAGCTTTACCAACAACTCAGGAGCAGCAAATTATACCGATTTTACGGCACAAACTATTGAAGTAACCGCCGGGCAGAGCCAAAGCTTGACGCTAACTCCTGGTTTTTCGGGCAGTGCATACAACGAGTATTTCAAGGTGTGGATTGATTACAATAAGGATTGTGATTTTGACGATCCTGGAGAGTTAGTGTTTGACGCAGGAGCCGCCAGTACCAGTGCAGTAAGCGGTACAATTGCTATTCCTGCCGGGTTAGATGTAACTACGCGTATGCGGGTGTCTATGAAGTACAATGCAGTGCCACAGCTTGTGAAACTTTTGCTGATGGTGAGGTGGAAGATTATACCATCAAGATTTCGCCTGAGGCTTTGCCTGAGTACTGTGAGTCTAAAGGAACCGATGTAA